A segment of the Ischnura elegans chromosome 13 unlocalized genomic scaffold, ioIscEleg1.1 SUPER_13_unloc_1, whole genome shotgun sequence genome:
ctaaatagataatagaaccatcatacctagctaagtttttaatttatttaattctcatttttcttagtatttttatttatgaaatcgctaccttttattaactttaatctaaattttaagagccaaaatagcgccaaaatatatttctgggcatgcgatttcccaaaattttccgttGGAGAACCCCCGAATCATGGGCAccagccgaggtcacacaatcaccccagaccgATCCTTCGTCCgattatttagggtgaaagatttcatgtaccaatttacttccacataatccttggagatatttgtagTTCGCACTCCCATTGGAAGCAAAGGGTTGGTGCTTTTAATTACACAACTTCCCACACAGTTGAACAAAGATTTTGTCTTGGAGACGTCACGACGTCTCCAGGCCGTTGGATGATCCGAGACGTATTTTTGTGCTGATTCGGAATCAGGGCTtagattatttccatcacgtctagtttcattaggacagctgaatgtatgtttttacttttacaaaagtagtaatttcttttatttatatattataatagcaataacaggtaaaaatcaaaatttcctgTCATAGCGTATTGTCCTACGATGACATGCCTTCCTATCCCAACAAAACATCTAATTAAACTTGCAATAACCTATCGTTTTTTTCGATGCAATGCAATATCAGCTTCCAAAAAAGTATGTGACTGTCGTCACGTAAAGACGTGTATTCATCTGCAGACGGTTTGAGAATCTTGTTGCTCacaggaaatgtcagcttattacattgtaatcgttgtgaagtgtctcagctttcatcgtggggtcaatccatttcaaatcaccgaggcaatgttggtcaacatttttaaatatcctgattttttatcattggttcactacaagtagacaatcacaaaacaccatttgaaaaaaatttacaagccatttGGAGTCTTCTGTGATATGTAGCAGATATGTaaggcttctcactggttggactgatggaaaatgTCATATGAATTTTTCGGTCCTCATGATTCGGCGCGAAGataaggatcatatttctgactactatttttgtgaaacagaaaCTAAGGGAATAGcaccgaagtcaaaacacacagtaaaatatccaAACAACCTAGGGTCAGCCCCACACGTGAAAAATTTACCAgtggtggaaccacacaaaattataatgatagcgaatattcagaaagtatgtgagaatgatggattcgaaaactcgaaagacccaattCTCTGGCCAGTatatctgatagacctcattttatgacgcaagaggatttaagtgatctattgcgcaaATTAAATTTGTATAAAAAGCACAGTGAAATCTTAAGATCACAATTAAAGGGTTGGAATAtgctggatccaaatacaaaaatttctatgaatcgatctctcaatgacgaatttaaataattttttctcatgaaaacaatcttaacttctgcaatgatgttctctctgaaACTTGCTGAAATTtatactcttagttttgaatacaataCAGATGATTAGGATTTGTTCATTGATTCTTTTAACGTCAGTTAAAAAGGCTGtttttttaacataatggaattgaactcccctcgaaagcattagctcatggaactgacatgaaatAACCTTATAAAAACAGTGATTTAAAGTGaacaaaattacatgaaataaatttttcactacgcaaaatttgtggaaaaatgaaaggagctgcatttttactaggcttacagcttgactacacgaaatattattgcttcttctgcgattgggaaggcagagacagaaaaaatcattacttgaaaacAGATTGGCTGTAACGTAAGCACTCGTTCCTGGCTTCAAAAATGTtctttttcaacttatttacgatccaaaaaatgtcattttgccacgtctaagtattaaattagggcttTTTAAAAACTGTATAAAAGATATCTGCAAATATTGTGaaggttttacttatttgaaacaaatcaaatcaatgaaaaacaaaaaaaggattttttttattggccACACGTTTTTTAAAGAAGCACTGAAGGATTAGGAATTTTGACAGCGAGAGTTCAACAAAAACAGCTCTTAGAAGGCATTAAAAATGCAGTTGAAGGTTTACTAGGAAATAGAATGGCTAAATAATATCGCGATCTGGTGGTTTATGTAATAAAACTGcacaaaaaatgggctgctctacgtattcaaaacaaatcacttcattggcacacacctggacttttttcctacaaaccaTGGCACCGTTAGTGATCAACAAGATAAGTATTTCCACCACAATATTTTACTGATGCACAAACGACACCAAGAAAAGTCCAGCAACATGTAATCTGATTActggtggacactgaaaagggattcgtcagaagctaaatatgggagaaaattccgagtaagtgcctatttttcacattatttaaattcacaatttatttacttaaacggACTTGAAAGACCGAATCAGTTGTCGTAAAAAAAACCTTGACATGATATAAAACATCTGCgcccagattcggaatcagcccgaaaaataccaggGGATCAGCCAAAAACATAGATaggacagaaaaaattatttcttggttgatcagtgttatcgattgagttgcaaacacCATGATCTAGggctattattttgattttcacAACTAGTGTATCTGGCTACTAATTGAGTATTGTCGATTATATGAAtagagatttttatcaatggatatttgacagtcgcaaggataaaataaaaccttagccacttcccctgcttatttccattgTTTGAATAAATCTTCTCAGAAATGAAAGCGTTAACGCAGATTGGgtcgttaattttaaaaaattagtcgctaaaaaaattcggtgttaatttttttctcgagtcAACTAAATCTATTATGTTTATGTTATCAATTGAtcattcacaaaatgaaaaaaaatgttacaatttgcTCAGATTAGAATCCCACCCCCATAGTTTCAGTGCAACAAATGCACGTAAAGTAATCCTACTCACTACGGAGCCACATAcgcattccgtgttcacggtgagtccaaatatgaatctgaagagaggaaatcctcgccatgGTGCCCGCAAGAAAACAATCCTACAACCGAACCTGTGCGTGGATgagagtttcctcagtgcattctatccgctagggcaatTGAGCcagtagtttgactcctgtctcgctagcccggtcgcccccgcgtccgtcctcgtcggctattgctggcgtactggtgagagatacaggctacctcatgtgccaaccttccaagtttttaccgaccctaccacatcagttaagtggggctcgtgggtgtctacatacttttgaaaacgatagtacattaaAACCTAGCTGGAAACAGTGCAAAGGCTGAATGCACCCACCAAATTCCCCAGACATTGAATCATctaattattatttgttgcattcaataatacatggtctggcagatcagcagttgcactcatatgaatacattgaaaaatggcttcattcatgcataacctcaaaagatgaacacttaaaCCATTCCCGTGttcaagctctgccacaatgatggggaaaaactcAAGATAGCAATGGACAACAATCTTCCTTTCACACCTCTCCCATAAGATATTCTAATAGCTACATTTCCATCATAGGGTGGGCAGAGCCTTATTAATTAaccacaattataaattattaatcacatcatccattaaaatacaaaataaatacacatcacGAAGTAAATCTTTAACTCTACAGTTAGGTGAAAAAGTTTATCACCACAGTTACCTGCATAAACTCAAAGGTACTCcaaaaaaatcagccaaaaacATTAATTACTCCTTATGAACTAAGATACTATTTCTGTCAACACACTCCACACTCATTGAGCaaaattgatccacaaattaaaacagcaTCCCATTCCAAATATCACACAATTAATACACAAAACGTtatcaaaacaaatacaaaaaaaggttTCAAGAGAAAAGACCTCAAAATAGATTGTACGAATTAAGCTACTCTGAGGATGAATTAATAGTCTTTATTTACGTCGATAGccccaaaaaaataagaatgcaataaccttgccaggcatgcatatcataaaaagaattatcaCAGATTTTCCCTGCACATAAAATCATTAAAGGTTAcatgggaattccactgggtcaggttctccaactctattTTACAATCAGCCGAAGTTTCGATGTACGAGCTGTCCCTCGTCATCAGTGCACCAGGACAACTCATCGAAATAGAAAAGTCGGCCATGATGGAGTAGGAGAATCTGGCCTGGCGTAACTCCTGACTAAGCTTCTACATGCCatatccttttcaaatattttgaagacTGTTATGAAGGATAAACATCTCAGtacctaaaaaatatatatcctaacacaggtaacctttgaacttatttatgctaaggtcatatttaaacttgctaaccacaaaatttgtagaaaactttcaaattttacaatgtatttttagaaagaaaatagTTTATCTAATTGATTGTGTAAAAACCTGTTTTTATAAGTacaaaagcaaataattttaattaaggcATTAACAGAAATGGTTCTAGTCAAATATGCtgtgatttaaataatcaaagttgatgcaaatataaaaattatattccaatattggaaaaaagttaactaaataaaaataaacttaacaaatacagaaaagatatACCACATCCATGTTCCTAATttgctttctaattttacatttttgatgaaaatgttttctgtgttaatttttccgcacttaaattaatttctaatactttgccaGCCTTGTCTTCATTGTAACCACCATCTATTCATACAAGAagacttgaaaataaacaatcaatttccgaaacttcgcaaagatatttttagttatacataACCATAGCCTCATGAGGTCATAGTTAAAGGTAAGGAAGAGGCTCCGAGCTAAAGAAAGATAATACGTTTGCGTGCACATgtgactttatttgacaacgcattgacaaaccaatttctgggtctctgacacttcaatctttagcagcaattcgtcagggattttttgttcactttaacatgctccgattacctaatcaaatacttaaaaaggtagcgtGGTATAGCACGGTGGGTAGACTGCCTTTTTGAgttcataaatattgaatttgaatgccATACCTTCCTAGTAGTTTAGCACACACTTAATTTTACCagaagacaaaatgtcttcaatcgtcgcAATTGTAACACCAACTGCAACATTAATAGGACCTTCCCAAGGATTGACGGATAGGGAAAAACCATTTACGAGAAATTGGACTTGTTACACTTTTTCGTAAACCGTTTCGCAAAATGCATCTTTGTTGATTCCTACTGCTGTCGACATAAACCAAAGAGTTTCACCTCTAACTCTGCAATACTTTtactacaccagtcttcaaataagaaattacgataagtactcaccctgaagcaactactcggcaaactttttctcagaatggcgtttgattctaaacaaatatttttgaaaacactgaattccgtaagtttcttcaaacacagtgaacacatggtagtgggcaggccatctcccacagcaacctgagatgttaataaacaagttacatatcaATAGAGTTtggaattaaaacataaaatgtagtaagcaccattgtaaagaaaatcgataaaatttaatgtgccacttacttgtaaaccaactaaatcatgtagggcatccttcacagttattttgcatgctacattcgaagagaatatgctgtaataacaatcatgcttctccctacaaagtctgcaaaggtctatttctggattcctatctgaagattccgtgaaaatcccgatggtgcgactcatgttttcgattcaaaatctcattcactctTTGAATCAGGTTTATCATTAAAGAAATCATCTACTCAGCATTGACATAGATCACAAAATctaacaaggaaactacattcactaagatgatgagttaaatgaaatacattaCAATTCTCAAAgaaaggaacacaaaatccaACACATGATGAATCGATGGAAAGATATATGACGACTCAATAGcatggattgagaaaattttcaacaatttatgacacgACTGTAAATTCTTCGGACAAACATCCACGATAAGATTAATCCATAACTTTTACTTGTTATTATATGACTATAGAATCAACCTCAGTATAGAACCCAAgttttctagttgccattttatccgccaaCAGCACACCTATAGAGCAGGCCAAACATCGGTGTGTGTGAagagtaatttatttctatttaaaaaaaaataaaggaccatttcatttaaatttcatcaaattttcgatTGATTTTAGTGCAAAAATGTTTGGTTAAAAGTTATTCAATCACCTGGCAATAAACGAAATTTAAAGCCCAACTTCGTCGTCCACAAGGTCACGTTACATCTACAGTCTTTAAAGAAATGAGAATTTATGAGAAAGAGTTCCAAATTCTCTAATGCagcattacaaatttttaaaatatgtattattcaaATAATGCAATAAACCATAATGATTCATCAcatattgttggaaatatttgatttttcgatTTTAGGCCTTTTGCATGCGCAATCCTCTAGCGGTGACACACGCAAATGAAGTCCGGTATGTAAACTAAACCTTGTTACCTTGGTCAGTTAGGAGTTAGGGCGTCAATGAGCGTTGAGtccgtgtaaaatatttgctgtcttttctgtcgaaatgcgatttatttttgaggCACAATGTAAATGTGAGCTTTTTATGCACCTTTCCTtgattattttgaagtttttgcgTTGGCGTAAGTCATAGAAATGAAcataatgtattagaaatttgtaaataactgAGTGCTGTGTGCATCGTttgtttgaggagtgaactggtttagagatagaatgagttattgctgtgaaaatatgagtattaccactgggaatttctctgagtcttcagaaaggaatttcGAGGGTACTctgtgcagactttgcatgaaggaaaatgattattataacaacatattcttttcaattgctgGAAGCCAGATAACTGTAAAGGGTGCCTTAggcgattttgttgacttacaagtaagtgagggtttacattttactgatctccttagttattgttttattccgttttaTGGGCATGTTTTCTACAGCAAGTCTGAAATCTCTCGCggatatgttttcattcctttcgtaggttgctgttggagatggcCTGCATGCCACTATATGtacactgtgcttgaaaaagctcgtCGAAGTCaacgatttcagaaatatttgtcatgaatcggacgcagaactgactaaattttcgtgtagaaattacctgagggtgagtgcatcttattttatttcattggaagcctcgtgtaactttcaaataatgtgaaatcattcacgtaaccagatattaacttgttcgtgttaacttaacgtgtagcccggccttaatagttaAAAGTTCATATggactggaatgaaatttttgtcaaatgTTTGTACTGGTGGTATCAACAGATTAtagcaataacttgaaaatgtaattaatcgtgtatttgatgaatcacttgccAAGGCGGGCGATGTATTTGTTTGCACGgtacacgtacgggttaatgtctaaatgtatgaacgcgagagtgaACGCCATAATGCACTGtgtgaccacccaacttgtgcgaatgcatgcacagaaaatagaacttattCTAATTCGGTTCGTGCATTCGCACATAtaccgttccggtccacaaaaatcattcaagaaAACGTACATCAACTCATACCTTTTAATGCATCGTGGAAACAGGCCTAAATGCTTAGTGACTGCATCaatgtattacatgaaaaatcaaCTGAAAAGCACTAATTATTAGAGATCAAAACTTAATGAAGCATTAAATTTGTTAGTTAACAATATTGAATGTTATGAAAGGACCCCGCCAATGATCGACGGAGCAGTGAGAAAAGTCCAATTTCCCACATTGTGTTTCCGAATCCTGACGAGGCATTAATTAACTCGCACTTGCTACCTCAATGGTGACGACCGAAGTCgctttttattttggtataacaAGTGTTTACGATTCATTCAGtcataaaagtgaataatttgaatttaccaatgaccaactCATAACACATATCAATGAACGTGatgaattttgtggaatatgttttccatgtatttcttttgctttttacctcctctttgttttacaacagaataattcagctgcaaaaaatatccaatgaggCATTTCAACAAATccatataagtattttaaaacaagtttagATAGTTGATTTGTGGCTATTTACTTAGTGCACTATTCATTACCATGTTACAATATTATATAcgtatgcattttttatatttgtttcgtaattgattgatttgataactttattatttgtttaaattacatcTGTCAgatgttagtaaaaaaatatatgcgctcgcataaaaaaatgtttgttcacataattttttgtttaatagtATTTCGTGTACATAATATTGGTGCtgtcaaaaatgaaagtgtgGTATACATTTATTGCTAGGGAAAATGGGCTCATTCCCATAGGTGTGTTATTtctaagagatattttgctgtgaaatactattttttatgtatttagatgTTTTTCCCATGCAGGAGTCCTCATAATTCTCGCAGAGGATATTAAACTCTGTAGTGCTTTTTAAATCAGTAGAGGTCGTTTCCTTACCGTTCTTGCttaaaggtctgtttactccaTGCATTTACCTGTATCAGTTATTATCTAAATATGTGAACCcatgaatgtaaacaaaaatgcaccgtgtaaccacacaacttgtgtgaatgcatgaatagacaATAGATCCTGTTCTGATATGGTCAACGCATATGTACACATTCCATCCTGGTCTGCTAaagtcgttcatgcattcactcaATAACTTGTGTATGTTAATGTATGGTGTAAACAGGTGTTAATAATATGAGGTGATGATCTTGATTCtcgtgatatatttttttgtcttcttttatggaaacgcttattatttgtacatataagtttttttttgtaattagactcatggattagagaatgggatgtgtttaattttattgatccattttgtttaattaattttgagtacATGGAAAATTGTTAGCTTTTTTATTTGGTTTACACTCAAAGTTAAGGTTATTTCTAGAATCATATTTGCGCccatttttaaagtttatttactgatgggatgtttttttttttatagatcaattttatttaatgaaaaaaatagttgttGGTGTACAGATTGCAATGAACTACTTGAACAGGATAGTCTTCTTTTCTagtatattttgcaattttattttaatggctgtCTTCGTGGGCAGTTTTTAGTATAAGTGGTGAACGACTTTGCTGAAGGAACAATTTGTGATAGTTTATGTAGCAATCACTAAGTCCAAGAGGTACTTCATGGCTTGCACTTGGCCACATTTCATATATGGTCTTTTAGtatgaaaaacagtaaaaaatctcattaatgtcgaatgaaaaaagttttaaaatatccatgtttaaaataatgcaatgaacCTCAATAATATTTCACTCATCGTTAGATATACCTCATTTTTTTAAGGTAAGCCTGTTGCATGCGTAAACCTCTAGTGGTGCAATACGCAAATGAAGTCTGGTATCTAAACTAATTCTTGCTAGCCTGGTCAGTTATGAGCTAGGCCGTCAATGAGCATGGAGTTCGTGCAAAATATTTGCTGTCTTTTCTGTTGATattcgatttatttttgaggtcatatgttaatgtgaaatttttatgtctgttttcttaattattctcaatttttttgcgTTGGTGTACGTcatagaaatgaacgtaatgtattagaaatttgtaaatcactGAGTGCTTTGAGATTTGTTTGTGGAGTGAGCTGGTTTACAggttgaatgagttattgcagTGAAAAACATAAGTATTACCATTGGGAATTTCTCCTAGTCTTTACAAAGGAATTGGGTGCTCTCCTaaaattaaaaagctaattttttttcaagtttagatGAGTTAGCTAAAGTTATTCATGtatgcaaaataataatatatttgcttataaaatgtatatgcaatataaataattcatgattctcaatattcttgttgctggAGATCTTCTAAGTTCCCAACAATTACCAAATTCTTTCATGCTACAAAAATGCCCTGTGACATCAGCGAGTAAGCAGACTCACTCCATGACAATAACAAAACATTAACAATGATAACAAAGACCTACGACGATAATGAtacataacttgaagggtgtgtcaaaaacagtgGTTAATAGTTTAAAGTTTTTACGGTGCTTGTATTgtgcaatggttgactccgactttgTAAATACGcatcctgggaacattctgatggtagattaattcatggccacttatttcttctccagtaatgaagttTTCTTTGTGTGGAGTTGAGAAGCTGCGAAATTGAAATGCAACATAAACTAAATCAATAATCTCATTCActagtaatctaaagcttggtttgtgtCTCAtgtaactactgtcatttactcattgtttttaatgtgtacttggtgcaattTGAAATATGTGATGTTAACGTTTGAATGTTTGCACTGTTgaggctaaggtgacaccagaacattaagtgagaGCAATAAGCTTATACTGTGTAAATCtccgtggatgaggaggatgaggaagtaataagtgctatttgtcaagatggtgctgcatcttccagtttgcatacattctttaaacctgtcaattattcaggataaatatttcacatgactgatgttggaattaagatattaaaaaataaattgtattgagAGATGCATAGGTTTtactaaaactgggacaaatagtctactggcaccacataaacctattgtttactggcctctgatgtcacgctcagccaaccCGGCGTTACTCGCGGGAGATTCTGAATTG
Coding sequences within it:
- the LOC124172208 gene encoding uncharacterized protein LOC124172208; protein product: MSYCCENMSITTGNFSESSERNFEGTLCRLCMKENDYYNNIFFSIAGSQITVKGALGDFVDLQVAVGDGLHATICTLCLKKLVEVNDFRNICHESDAELTKFSCRNYLRMDFLRYVKDRAEANLEHRKSLPSVYPNNIWKH